One Pieris napi chromosome 13, ilPieNapi1.2, whole genome shotgun sequence genomic window carries:
- the LOC125055563 gene encoding uncharacterized protein LOC125055563: MELGWRLLLLLVHLIPSQALQLQKINRNPGLLPIKEGQAVVAYDRWTVIKILDFKAINNELKLNINNFLTLKTEVQNCFDTSLFNSHFQEVQLQTSFIMNITVKKYKQLVPTSKSKRGLLNPIGTFIKAITGNLDNEDAIRYEDLINKLKTRQDAISNKITIVSEMMSTVTKIINVTRNNFIQINERFEDIDLRLNNSKMLQMSNEIIHFYNIFTHNFQTIYSRLNEIETALAFARIKILHQSIIDTKELLSILKEIESMYNLVFPVNIENIVKIELNIEMEAYIKQNQIKFIMHIPLIKNELYNYYKLIPLPVHSNSNNISNIILPKYPYVLVKGLKVEPLSQPCQEIDENRFLCPEFETAPVLKDECITTLMNFSPNTSSCRPVPVLIEDVKIYLVQRNHWIIFSRIETIISKIRSALKPFGEK; encoded by the exons ATGGAATTGGGCTGGCG GTTGTTACTCCTGCTGGTACATCTGATCCCAAGCCAGGCCCTTCAACTGCAAAAGATCAATAGAAACCCAGGCCTCCTACCCATTAAAGAAGGTCAAGCAGTAGTAGCTTACGACAGATGGACCGTGATAaagattttagattttaaagcTATCAACAAcgaactaaaactaaatataaataacttctTAACACTTAAAACCGAAGTCCAAAATTGTTTCGACACTAGCCTATTCAATTCGCATTTCCAAGAAGTACAGTTACAAACTAGtttcataatgaatataacagtgaaaaaatataaacaattagtTCCGACTTCAAAATCTAAACGTGGTTTATTGAATCCTATTGGAACATTCATTAAAGCAATAACTGGCAATCTTGATAATGAAGACGCTATCAGATAtgaagatttaattaataaattgaaaactaGACAGGACgctattagtaataaaataaccaTAGTTTCCGAAATGATGAGTactgtaacaaaaattattaatgtaacacggaataatttcattcaaattaaTGAACGTTTTGAGGACATAGATCTCAGGTTAAACAATTCTAAAATGTTACAAATGAGCAatgaaattattcatttttataatatttttacccaTAACTTTCAAACTATTTACTCAAGACTAAATGAAATTGAAACAGCTCTCGCTTTTGCTaggattaaaatattacatcaatCTATTATTGATACTAAGGAATTACtgtcaattttaaaagaaatagaatctatgtataatttagtatttccagtgaatattgaaaatattgtaaaaattgaACTGAATATTGAGATGGAAGCGTATATCAAACAAAATcagataaagtttattatgcACATAcccttaattaaaaatgaactatataattattataaattaatacctTTACCAGTGcatagtaatagtaataatatatctaacaTTATCCTTCCTAAGTATCCCTATGTCCTAGTGAAAGGGTTGAAAGTCGAGCCGCTCTCACAACCATGCCAAGAAATAGACGAAAACCGATTTTTATGTCCTGAATTTGAAACTGCACCGGTATTGAAGGACGAATGTATTACTACACTAATGAATTTTTCCCCCAACACATCTTCATGTCGTCCTGTGCCCGTTCTAATCGAAGATGTCAAGATTTATTTAGTACAACGAAATCATTGGATAATATTTTCTAGAATAGAAACCAttatatctaaaat ACGTTCAGCTCTTAAACCTTTTGGTGAAAAATAG
- the LOC125055364 gene encoding uncharacterized protein LOC125055364, translated as MSARPPATATRTKKQNHANIPCPIEDCARFTYGKLPDHLTKIHGLTGAERDALNEQQRKRFFNGELCQVRYLKETAIRDLWGSDYDDPRIRAKIHQSYALVKIRIIPLAATQRSRPLTEQDANVLTAYNARTAPRPARVQRTRTRARPYAVPETNSVQSSLSSESSEDDSARSSLPLSPPPSSPSLPPSPAPYELQPVETRLRDIFDSKIDAGYKAVIDDMKKSMTMGRTLGTRKRKIYRTYRRYAKRLIAFLHRQHSPLAYDVDVLLCGERQVCAFLDNISREHKTKTLRNYIVGAIKLLDSRLFALERDPSCKEKVVSMNRVYEVLLARLNDCDRLLAQKEMSHHKETTPVDDDSEQEFDDAYDGLV; from the coding sequence ATGAGTGCGCGGCCGCCTGCAACCGCCACCCGTACGAAGAAACAAAACCATGCCAACATACCTTGTCCAATCGAAGATTGCGCAAGATTCACGTATGGAAAACTACCAGATCATCTCACCAAGATCCATGGTCTCACAGGCGCCGAACGAGATGCGCTCAACGAGCAACAACGAAAGAGATTCTTCAATGGCGAACTATGCCAAGTCCGCTATCTCAAAGAAACAGCTATTAGAGATCTCTGGGGCTCAGATTACGATGACCCTCGCATTAGAGCTAAGATACACCAAAGCTATGCACTGGTTAAAATACGCATCATTCCACTAGCGGCTACACAGAGAAGTCGGCCCCTGACTGAACAAGACGCAAATGTTCTGACAGCTTACAATGCCAGAACCGCTCCAAGACCCGCGCGTGTCCAACGTACTAGAACTCGAGCGAGACCTTATGCCGTACCAGAGACGAATTCAGTTCAAAGTAGTTTGTCAAGCGAATCGAGTGAAGATGACAGTGCACGCAGCTCGTTGCCTTTATCACCGCCCCCATCATCTCCGTCCCTACCGCCATCACCGGCTCCCTATGAACTACAACCTGTAGAAACACGTCTACGAGATATTTTCGACTCTAAAATTGACGCAGGGTACAAAGCTGTAATTGATGATATGAAGAAATCAATGACAATGGGCAGAACACTTGGTACGAGgaaaagaaaaatctataGAACGTACCGCCGATATGCAAAGCGGCTAATAGCATTCTTACACCGACAGCATTCCCCTTTAGCGTACGATGTTGACGTGTTGTTATGCGGAGAGagacaagtttgcgcgtttctCGACAACATAAGCCGAGAGCATAAAACTAAAACCTTGAGAAACTACATTGTTGGTGCAATAAAGCTATTGGATTCACGGCTTTTCGCTTTAGAAAGAGACCCATCGTGTAAAGAAAAGGTGGTTTCAATGAACCGTGTGTACGAAGTTTTGCTCGCTCGACTAAACGATTGTGACCGGCTGCTGGCCCAAAAAGAAATGTCACATCATAAGGAAACAACACCTGTAGATGATGATTCCGAACAAGAATTTGACGATGCATACGATGGGCTGGTTTAA